A stretch of Rhododendron vialii isolate Sample 1 chromosome 4a, ASM3025357v1 DNA encodes these proteins:
- the LOC131322016 gene encoding metallothionein-like protein 2 has protein sequence MSCCGGNCGCGSDCKCGSGCGGCKMYPDSEQTTTQTLIVGVAPHKTHFEEFEMGAENDGCKCGANCTCDPCTCK, from the exons atgtCTTGCTGCGGAGGAAACTGTGGGTGCGGATCTGACTGCAAGTGCGGCAGCGGCTGTGGAGG ATGCAAGATGTACCCTGACTCCGAGCAGACCACCACTCAGACCCTTATTGTTGGTGTTGCACCCCACAAGAC ACACTTTGAGGAATTTGAGATGGGAGCCGAGAACGATGGCTGCAAGTGCGGAGCCAATTGCACCTGTGATCCTTGCACCTGCAAATGA
- the LOC131322014 gene encoding uncharacterized protein LOC131322014 encodes MDRQAHDYAAAMAFAQQQQQAANIQQQQQFGFHPQHQQFPPSVHGPPFLSPHPSLQQYPFPRHLQQPHQLHPHPPPHPHHLHLQQQQPPPSFPPHMPPHLGPSPLLGPYDSPPPPVAPPSDPEIQKCIDKLVEYIAKNGPEFEALIREKQQDNPAYIFLFGGEGHNYYRYKLWLSSRPLGGPFNPPFPSSSMMHPPNPMMSPSPLNAPLLGGPQLHQPPFTPPLYEQQPFVGHGRLDYDQSSRPFKGLSGPLPSDVAMELNNVLNSLSGTKESIKGAKIWFMQRSPFAPALAEALRDRVFVVDDSERQLHIIYLANDILFDSLQRRINPHELDNEALAFKPVLGSMLARIFHNPHNKEENQSRLQKILQFWASKEVYDHSTICALENEMIGGPPKNFLPGPPKDLSAASTDPSTAGVPLQGPVPHLLDKEHPGKQIPSIGAVPSSQQFLPNLVPTGTFAGSLPMSSTQPPNQQASANAGEKLPPYPLFPPGLIPGMVRKMQIGSGVPYSPMSPLDIPTMIPPSNVSPSEVLERVSKFFKEIGEINPSEGPMKTSDSDDDYYEEREPPVRKGGACIPPPPNLQVDPETGTYADGSVDRKPGSTASGRLGLGATADPNEISQYDDVYSSYRKQRSTNYHTSMSARAATTTTTTR; translated from the exons ATGGATCGACAGGCTCATGATTATGCTGCTGCAATGGCATTTgctcagcagcagcagcaagcAGCTAATATtcaacagcagcagcaattCGGTTTCCATCCACAACACCAACAGTTTCCTCCATCAGTTCATGGCCCTCCTTTTCTATCCCCACATCCTTCTCTCCAGCAATATCCTTTCCCTCGTCACTTACAACAGCCACACCAACTCCACCCTCATCCTCCCCCCCACCCTCACCACCTTCATCTTCAGCAGCAACAGCCACCACCTTCTTTTCCTCCTCATATGCCCCCTCATCTTGGTCCATCACCTTTACTGGGTCCATATGATTCTCCGCCGCCCCCTGTGGCTCCCCCATCTGATCCTGAAATCCAGAAGTGTATCGATAAGCTTGTTGAATATATTGCCAAAAATGGACCTGAATTTGAAGCCCTGATCCGTGAAAAACAACAAGACAATCCTGCTTACATTTTCCTATTTGGTGGTGAAGGGCATAATTACTACCGCTACAAGCTTTGGTTATCATCTCGGCCCCTTGGTGGGCCCTTCAACCCACCTTTCCCCTCATCTTCTATGATGCATCCTCCAAATCCTATGATGAGCCCATCGCCTTTGAATGCTCCCCTTCTGGGTGGGCCCCAGCTACACCAACCTCCTTTTACACCACCACTTTATGAGCAACAGCCTTTTGTTGGTCATGGTCGACTAGATTATGATCAATCTTCTAGGCCATTCAAAGGTCTCTCTGGACCTCTTCCTTCTGATGTTGCAATGGAACTGAATAATGTGCTTAACAGTCTCAGCGGAACCAAAGAGTCAATCAAAGGTGCCAAGATTTGGTTTATGCAGAGGTCTCCTTTTGCACCAGCACTGGCTGAGGCACTTAGGGACAGGGTGTTTGTCGTGGATGACTCGGAGAGACAATTGCACATAATTTACCTTGCCAATGACATTCTATTTGACAG CTTGCAGCGTAGGATCAACCCTCATGAGCTTGATAATGAAGCACTTGCATTTAAGCCTGTTTTAGGGTCCATGCTTGCAAGGATTTTCCACAACCCTCACAACAAGGAGGAAAATCAGTCACGGTTACAGAAAATCTTGCAGTTCTGGGCTTCTAAGGAAGTCTATGATCATAGCACTATTTGTGCGTTGGAGAATGAGATGATTGGTGGACCGCCGAAGAATTTTCTTCCAGGGCCTCCGAAGGATTTATCTGCTGCTTCGACTGATCCCTCAACTGCAG GAGTGCCGCTGCAGGGGCCGGTCCCACATTTACTCGATAAGGAACATCCTGGTAAACAAATTCCCTCTATAGGAGCCGTGCCATCATCCCAGCAATTTCTTCCAAATCTGGTCCCAACTGGTACTTTTGCCGGGTCCCTGCCCATGTCATCAACTCAACCACCAAATCAACAGGCTTCTGCTAATGCTGGCGAAAAATTACCCCCATACCCTTTATTCCCACCCGGGCTGATTCCCGGAATGGTTAGAAAGATGCAAATTGGCAGTGGGGTCCCTTACTCTCCCATGAGCCCTCTGGATATCCCAACTATGATACCACCTTCCAATGTATCTCCATCTGAAGTTCTTGAAAGGGTATCAAAATTCTTTAAGGAGATTGGTGAGATCAACCCTTCTGAGGGTCCCATGAAAACATCCGATTCAGACGACGATTACTATGAAGAGAGAGAACCTCCAGTTCGAAAGGGAGGAGCGTGCATACCTCCGCCGCCTAATCTACAAGTGGACCCAGAAACTGGGACTTATGCTGATGGAAGTGTTGATCGGAAACCTGGGTCCACTGCTTCCGGGAGGTTGGGACTGGGGGCCACAGCTGATCCGAATGAGATTAGTCAGTATGACGATGTTTATTCTTCTTATAGGAAACAGAGAAGCACAAATTATCATACGTCTATGAGCGCGAGAGCTGCTACTACGACTACTACTACTAGGTAA
- the LOC131322015 gene encoding uncharacterized protein LOC131322015 isoform X2 codes for MRGTTKCSLVRSNPEDVISNCTFHQMLNRQVVKSETATIKIPELDFEIPPEAQRGSLSTVEGILVRAADELGALQETRKKVNPETAEAIGHFLLKLKAYANAESPFTLILDDPAGNSFIENPFAPSPDPSLTIKFYERTPEQQAILGYLVDPSQGGELGDELLSQEINTTADETRREPHGSIGSTASHRAIAQGNSAEMAEALFRYSAPEEVMTFPSTCGSCAAKCETRMFVTNIPYFQEVIVMASTCDACGYRSSELKPGGRIPEKGKKIIVLVKNIKDLSRDVIKSDTASVKVPELDLELASGTLGGLVTTVEGLIMQISENLERVQGFTFGDSLDDNKKNRWQDFSTRLNKLLSLEEPWTLILDDALANSFVAPATDDIQDDHQLTCKYLKWFPGFFKVDKWLDFLTDAIHILVMDKDVDIDCFIEHHGMWN; via the exons ATGAGAG GAACAACGAAGTGCAGTCTGGTGAGATCCAACCCCGAGGATGTCATTTCCAATTGCACTTTCCATCAG ATGCTCAATCGGCAAGTAGTGAAATCTGAGACAGCTACTATTAAG ATTCCTGAACTGGATTTCGAGATCCCTCCAGAGGCTCAGCGTGGCTCTCTCTCAACA GTGGAAGGAATTTTGGTACGGGCTGCGGATGAATTGGGGGCCCTTCAAGAAACACGAAAG AAAGTCAATCCTGAAACTGCTGAAGCAATAGGCCACTTCTTGCTAAAATTAAAAGCTTATGCTAATGCAGAGTCTCCCTTTACCTTGATTCTTGATGATCCTGCTGGCAACAGCTTCATTGAGAACCC GTTTGCTCCATCTCCAGATCCATCACTGACTATTAAATTTTATGAGCGAACTCCTGAGCAACAAGCAATACTTGGGTATCTAGTTGACCCATCACAAGGGGGAGAACTTGGTGATGAATTATTATCACAAGAAATAAACACTACTGCTGATGAAACTAGGAGAGAGCCGCATGGATCCATCGGGTCAACAGCTAGCCATCGGGCTATTGCACAGGGTAATAGTGCTGAAATGGCTGAGGCTTTGTTTCGGTACTCTGCACCAGAAGAG GTGATGACTTTTCCATCAACATGTGGGTCTTGTGCAGCCAAGTGTGAGACTCGGATGTTTGTGACCA ATATTCCATATTTCCAAGAAGTGATTGTGATGGCATCCACTTGTGATGCTTGTGGTTACCGAAGTTCTGAG TTGAAGCCCGGTGGTCGTATTCctgagaaaggaaagaaaattatCGTTCTTGTGAAGAACATTAAAGATCTAAGCCGAGATGTGATaaag TCAGATACTGCAAGTGTAAAAGTCCCAGAACTTGACTTGGAGCTTGCCAGTGGAACATTGGGTGGACTGGTGACAACTGTTGAAGGCTTGATTATGCAAATCAGTGAGA ATCTTGAGAGAGTACAGGGATTTACTTTTGGAGATAGTCTCGATGATAATAAGAAAAACAGGTGGCAAGACTTCAGTACAAGGCTTAACAAG CTTCTGAGCTTGGAAGAGCCGTGGACTTTGATACTTGATGATGCCCTGGCAAATTCTTTTGTCGCACCAGCAACTGATGATATTCAAGATGACCATCAACTAACCTGTAAGTACCTCAAATGGTTCCCTGGTTTCTTTAAGGTAGACAAATGGCTGGACTTTTTGACAGACGCCATACATATACTTGTCATGGACAAAGATGTTGACATTGACTGCTTTATCGAGCACCACGGAATGTGGAATTAA